The region TTGATTGTCTTTGCAGACTCTCCTGACCACAGGATGGTGTATTGGCTAAACTTTACAACCCTCCAGGATTCAGAGGTCATCCTCTCCGCCACATTCCACTTCCTGCTCGATCGGCGCCCTCATCAAAAACCCTGGTTCTGTAAACGCTTCAAGAGCCCATCCTGTCGTTCCTCAGCCATCCACCCTTCTCCGTCCGTCAGCCTGCTCCTTCGCTCTGTCTCCTCTGGGTCAGAGGTTAGGTCTGGGTCAATGGGGTCATTTCTAGGCAATGTGACCTTCCACCCCCACAGGAGAGGGGTGTGGCAGATGAAAGATGTGACCCAGGTCATAAAGGAGGCACGGGACAAGGGTCATCTCCTGGTGTCAGTGGAGTTGGACTTAGGGCAGCAGTACCAGAGGAAACCAGAGGAGGCGCTGTCTGCTGGCAGCCTGCCCTACCTGTTACTGTATGCTAATGACCGAGCCTTGGCAGAGCCCAACAGTGTGGCCGCAAGCCTTCAGAGATATGATCCTCTCAGCGAGGGAGGAGAGCCCTCGCATTCCTCTCAGGCctctcagctgctgcacagacctACCTCCTCACCAGAGTCGAAAGGACGTGTGAGAAGGGAAGCAACTCTGCCCTCTGACCCCATCCAGAACAATGAGCTGCCCGAGGTTGACTACAGGCCTGATGGATACAGGAAAGATGACCTCTGGGAGAGTTCTTGGTACCTCAAACTCAAGCCTAAatcaggaaggaaggaaaagaagagaaagagccAAGAGGAAGAAGGAGTGGAGGGAAATAGAGGAACACATGATAGAGAAGAAGCTCAGGTTCtcaaagaaggagagagaacatCACATGGACT is a window of Seriola aureovittata isolate HTS-2021-v1 ecotype China chromosome 14, ASM2101889v1, whole genome shotgun sequence DNA encoding:
- the gdf10a gene encoding growth/differentiation factor 10 — encoded protein: MAALSVMSSHLFLLMLNCFLGAASVRTMKGGSWSAQDSGFLHSSSDPFSDDLDQDMVSQHMSKLYEKYNRENRLREGNTVRSFRASQDSPDHRMVYWLNFTTLQDSEVILSATFHFLLDRRPHQKPWFCKRFKSPSCRSSAIHPSPSVSLLLRSVSSGSEVRSGSMGSFLGNVTFHPHRRGVWQMKDVTQVIKEARDKGHLLVSVELDLGQQYQRKPEEALSAGSLPYLLLYANDRALAEPNSVAASLQRYDPLSEGGEPSHSSQASQLLHRPTSSPESKGRVRREATLPSDPIQNNELPEVDYRPDGYRKDDLWESSWYLKLKPKSGRKEKKRKSQEEEGVEGNRGTHDREEAQVLKEGERTSHGLKPDDSTVKKLKDSRMLTTSDAQKHERRNEGKDGKRHKGSSNTQSPVLSFDEKTMRNARRRQWGNSQHRGCSRRNLRVDFADIGWSEWVIAPKAFEAYYCAGTCGFPMSKVTRPSNHATIQSIVRAVGIIPGVPEPCCVPEKMSPLAVLYQDESRNPVLKVYPNMSVQSCSCR